A window of Candidatus Neomarinimicrobiota bacterium genomic DNA:
CTCCAGCTCATTGATCTGGTCATAAATATTCGCCAGCGATTCCTGGTCGGTGGCTCTAAAATATTGACCGCCGGTAATATCGGCCACCTGCTGCAAGGTCTCCTCATCCAGCTCGACTTCCACCTGCACCATGCGCTGGCCCCAGATCGGATCGCTAATGGGGTAGGGTGCCATACCATGTGAGCCGGCACCAATCGTGTAGATCTTGATGCCGAACTCCCGGGCCAGCTGGGCGGCGGTGGTGGGATCCAATTCCCCGGCATTGTTATTCCCGTCAGAAAGCAGGATCATTACCTTGCTGGCAGCCGGTGTATCCCGCAGGCGGTTGATGGCATTGGCAATCGCCATCCCGATAGCAGTGCCGTCGTACTCTTTATCAACAATGGTCACCTGGTCCAGCAGGTTGAGCAGGACGTTGGTGTCGTTGGTCAAGGGACACTGAATGAAGGGTGCCACGGCAAAGACGACAATGCCGATGCGGTCATAGGGACGGTCACTGACGAACTGGCGCGCCACCTTTTTAACGGCTTCCAGCCGGTTGGGCTTGAAATCCGCCGCCCGCATGGAGGACGAGATATCGAGCACCAGCATGATGTCGATAATCTCCACTTCGGTTTCCCGCACCACATCGGTAAGCCGGGGGCGGGCCAGGGCCAGAACTACCAGGACCAGGAGGAGGAATTTGGCGCCCTGGAGCAGATCGG
This region includes:
- a CDS encoding VWA domain-containing protein, whose product is MLEFQQPWWLLLLVLLPLFYGWYWRQGHKREGVLRFSSLALFDPAAVRSSRLKADLLQGAKFLLLVLVVLALARPRLTDVVRETEVEIIDIMLVLDISSSMRAADFKPNRLEAVKKVARQFVSDRPYDRIGIVVFAVAPFIQCPLTNDTNVLLNLLDQVTIVDKEYDGTAIGMAIANAINRLRDTPAASKVMILLSDGNNNAGELDPTTAAQLAREFGIKIYTIGAGSHGMAPYPISDPIWGQRMVQVEVELDEETLQQVADITGGQYFRATDQESLANIYDQINELERTEIEIKEYLNIQELYSWFVIPASVLGLVLPVVAIGVFRKFVG